One Trichoderma asperellum chromosome 5, complete sequence genomic region harbors:
- a CDS encoding mitochondrial 54S ribosomal protein bL27m (EggNog:ENOG41~BUSCO:EOG092D2N6R): MAMRLFTIQRPILAAVAAISRPTIANSAVAPLGAQLANVLAEGRRNASVKAQGAYKKKSKRGIPNKLGAKRTGDQFVIPGNILYKQRGTHWWPGENCIMGRDHTIHSMATGYVKYYRDPAKHPDRKYIGVVFNKEDTLPYPQHAERKRRLNKTVHTIRTEAAKPELSPSGIPFEVTRVEAGEPDRLLRLRADYSYREDNWRIGRLVKTTGLKTTRFRTRKQWFRHRRWRREREISGQREAEKKRAESGGEKVVKAISKKAAKKAAKKAGKKAK, from the exons ATGGCCATGCGACTCTTCACCATACAGCGGCCGATATTGGCTGCTGTGGCCGCCATTTCAAGGCCAACAATTGCGAACAGCGCTGTTGCTCCTCTTGGAGCGCAATTGGCCAATGTCTTGGCTGAGGGTCGAAGAAATGCTTCGGTGAAGGCGCAGGGAGcctacaagaagaagagcaagaggggAATTCCTAATAAGCTCGGTGCCAAGCGGACTGGAG ACCAATTCGTCATTCCCGGCAACATCCTTTACAAGCAGCGCGGAACACACTGGTGGCCAGGCGAGAACTGCATCATGGGCCGCGATCACACCATCCACTCCATGGCGACAGGCTACGTCAAATACTACCGCGACCCGGCGAAGCACCCTGACAGGAAATACATTGGCGTGGTGTTCAACAAGGAAGACACGCTGCCGTACCCGCAGCACGCCGAGCGCAAGCGCCGGCTCAACAAGACGGTGCACACGATACGGACCGAGGCTGCGAAGCCCGAGCTCTCGCCGTCGGGGATCCCCTTTGAGGTCACGCGAGTGGAAGCTGGCGAGCCGGACAGGCTGTTGCGACTGAGGGCCGATTACAGCTACCGCGAGGATAACTGGCGCATCGGACGGCTGGTGAAGACGACGGGCTTGAAGACGACGCGGTTCAGGACGAGGAAGCAGTGGTTCCGGCATAGACGGTGGAGGAGGGAGCGGGAGATTTCTGGGCAGAGGgaggcggagaagaagagggctgaGAGCGGGGGGGAGAAGGTTGTGAAGGCGATTAGCAAGAAGGcggcgaagaaggcggcgAAGAAGGCCGGCAAGAAGGCTAAATAA
- the LCL2 gene encoding Long chronological lifespan protein 2 (EggNog:ENOG41~SECRETED:SignalP(1-16)), which yields MRLLIALLSFLALANAQFGFFDQMFGGGGGGHHQEQRSQNNPSDARHYQHQYIHSTCDNYLCPDTLACVHFPHHCPCAWDANDDKFELAEGKRTCVSKGGFKQGEAARKIELARKGLL from the exons ATGCGGCTTCTAAtagctcttctctccttcctcgccctcgccaacGCCCAGTTCGGCTTCTTCGACCAAAtgtttggcggcggcggcggcggtcaCCACCAAGAGCAGCGTTCGCAGAACAACCCCAGCGACGCTCGCCATTATCAACACCAGTACATACACT CTACCTGTGACAATTACCTCTGCCCCGACACCCTCGCCTGCGTCCACTTCCCGCACCACTGCCCCTGTGCGTGGGATGCCAACGACGACAAATTCGAGCTCGCAGAAGGAAAGCGCACCTGTGTTTCAAAGGGTGGCTTTAAGCAGGGAGAAGCCGCGCGCAAGATTGAACTGGCGCGGAAGGGTTTGCTTTGA
- a CDS encoding uncharacterized protein (EggNog:ENOG41), whose protein sequence is MREVKTCDRCRHFKRRCDLLKPSCSRCIQAGVRCSFDVNGVAVPSAAAANGASASPSSSRQARTALASSTPPVNGDPAAGQNGLISPTASTESPEPSVSLDANGMPVEGATNPLRVVRKRKRNCLSCLRCHRLKVKCDKELPCGRCKSSGNGRECYYSYNKGPNGGKFPCPTAPSNNEETKTVLATWQVQHKVRGSSHWRDLMTKIGALASLESAPLAAALEDVATNACLANFTLPGNFPFGTPGATKYYAREAVTRLLAGERQNHERYLQRYLDLLDVVNPIIDLHIFKREIERYWLDPNASNLCWLAQFLMVMGLGSFASPEGEPPVATEFMMAAEACLMQTPFSFRPTLLTLKTLALMVVAKQVCNPTCWSVDSCWSLLGLLVRTAFIYGLPQDPSSEETETNQEEKDARRKLWLTILYLDIKVAMCTGMPPLTRPDELGSLQKIPDWGPPDSLQMVLYQSLPTVLAVMAQINCKKDQISYPDVLRYNAQLRELMSHAQRVCVGQLQRVTVDIFLRRCLMVLHRPFALHPEGPVMFPESYWSSLECCLALLVHYREMWCSDPNLRLDLVGRAFVLDFFSATLTTYIHVLRADAPLTGAAAVGCAFPPRQIILDTLRSCVDIWSSEKDKSVCYRTGYNLLDAVLNLVPKNKI, encoded by the exons ATGCGCGAAGTCAAGACCTGTGACCGCTGCCGGCATTTCAAACGGCGCTGCGATCTTCTCAAGCCCTCTTGCTCGCGATGCATCCAGGCTGGTGTGCGCTGCAGCTTCGATGTCAATGGCGTCGCGGTGcccagcgcagcagctgccaATGGCGCTAGTGCGTCTCCCAGCTCATCACGACAGGCGAGGACTGCGCTGGCATCATCAACTCCTCCCGTCAATGGCGACCCGGCCGCAGGCCAAAATGGGCTCATCTCTCCCACTGCATCCACCGAGAGCCCTGAGCCGTCTGTTTCTCTCGATGCGAATGGCATGCCGGTGGAAGGTGCTACAAACCCGCTGCGCGTTGTTCGCAAGCGCAAGCGCAATTGCCTAAGCTGCTTGCGCTGCCATCGTCTCAAGGTCAAGTGCGATAAAGAGCTGCCTTGCGGTCGCTGCAAGTCGAGCGGCAACGGCAGGGAGTGCTATTACAGCTACAACAAGGGCCCCAACGGTGGAAAATTCCCCTGTCCCACAGCTCCATCAAACAACGAGGAGACAAAGACAGTTCTTGCCACCTGGCAGGTCCAACATAAAGTACGAGGATCCAGCCATTGGAGAGATCTGATGACCAAG ATTGGCGCTTTGGCATCTTTAGAATCGGCCCCGCTAGCTGCCGCTCTTGAAGATGTTGCTACAAATGCTTGCTTGGCCAACTTCACGCTGCCGGGGAATTTCCCCTTTGGTACCCCCGGCGCCACCAAGTACTATGCCCGCGAGGCCGTCACTCGACTGTTGGCGGGCGAGAGGCAAAACCATGAAAGGTACCTCCAACGGTATCTTGATTTGCTCGATGTGGTGAATCCCATCATCGACCTCCACATTTTCAAGCGCGAGATAGAGAGGTATTGGCTGGATCCCAATGCCTCCAATCTTTGCTGGCTGGCACAGTTCCTCATGGTCATGGGCCTCGGCAGCTTTGCCTCCCCCGAAGGAGAGCCTCCCGTCGCCACAGAGTTTATGATGGCTGCTGAGGCATGCCTTATGCAGACGCCCTTCTCCTTCCGGCCGACCCTGCTCACGCTCAAGACACTAGCCCTTATGGTCGTGGCCAAGCAGGTCTGCAATCCCACTTGCTGGTCCGTGGATTCGTGCTGGTCCCTGCTTGGACTACTCGTCCGCACGGCCTTTATCTACGGTCTCCCGCAGGACCCATCCTCTGAGGAGACGGAGACTAaccaagaggaaaaggacgCCCGGCGAAAGCTATGGCTTACTATCCTGTACCTCGATATCAAGGTGGCCATGTGCACTGGCATGCCGCCCCTTACACGACCAGATGAGCTTGGCAGCTTGCAGAAGATTCCAGACTGGGGCCCGCCAGATAGCCTCCAGATGGTGCTGTACCAGTCGCTGCCAACCGTGCTGGCCGTCATGGCACAGATCAATTGCAAGAAGGATCAAATCTCATACCCCGATGTGCTGCGGTATAATGCTCAGCTGCGAGAGCTCATGAGCCACGCCCAACGCGTTTGCGTCGGACAGCTACAACGAGTAACCGTCGACATCTTCCTACGACGATGCCTTATGGTTTTGCATCGTCCTTTTGCGTTGCACCCAGAGGGCCCTGTCATGTTTCCTGAATCCTACTGGTCATCCTTGGAATGCTGTCTCGCCTTGCTGGTGCATTACCGTGAGATGTGGTGCAGCGATCCGAACCTGCGATTAGATCTTGTCGGACGAGCTTTTGTGCTAGATTTCTTCTCCGCAACCTTGACGACGTACATCCATGTTCTTCGCGCAGATGCGCCTCTTACAGGAGCTGCGGCTGTGGGATGTGCGTTTCCTCCTCGACAGATTATCCTCGACACTCTACGAAGCTGTGTCGATATCTGGAGTTCGGAAAAGGATAAGAGTGTGTGCTACCGCACCGGCTACAATCTGCTCGATGCGGTACTCAACTTGGTtcctaaaaataaaatataa
- the MUS18 gene encoding UV-damage endonuclease: MASKRKKGEPFVAEPPAAKVRRSSRKTNGGINQQDDNPRQGDGSKAPFGLAGGSSLSQEAFQRTMKELGEMGLKLQSAVKRQRLAVETSDLSKCDPERVREEATRTRPALKRRAKENLEEATEQKVVEKPKIVEQTETADTSEANADADTTERSARRPPPVNSGFLPLPWKGRLGYACLNTYLRAANPPVFSSRTCRISSIIDHRYPLQDPTQPEHPTKNRPDKTKPPDVQRGLKFVQDLGLANARDIVKMLRWNDKYGIKFMRLSSEMFPFASHEEHGYKLAPFAADVLADAGKVAAELGHRLTTHPGQYTQIASPRKEVVAAAFRDLEYHDEMLSLLKLPEQMDRDAVMILHMGGTYGDKAATLDRFRENYSRLTEGVKRRLVLENDDVSWSVHDLLPICEELNIPLVLDYHHHNIIFDPSVREGTLDIMDLYDRIEKTWTRKNITQKMHYSEPTADAITPRERRKHSARVKVLPPCKPDMDLMIEAKDKEQAVFELMRTFKLPGWDLFNDIVPYERDDEPRKDAAREAKRTIKRSKKNDIDRDVRELGSPSLISPEDFGMGGPQNRVYWPLGMEEWLRPKKREASKKDEVSVNSQY, encoded by the exons ATGGCttccaagaggaagaaaggggAGCCATTTGTAGCAGAGCCACCTGCAGCCAAAGTCCGACGTAGTTCGAGAAAGACCAATGGAGGTATTAACCAGCAGGACGATAACCCTCGGCAGGGAGATGGATCGAAAGCACCCTTTGGCCTGGCGGGCGGCTCAAGTCTTTCGCAAGAAGCCTTTCAACGGACCATGAAAGAACTTGGAGAGATGGGTCTGAAACTTCAAAGTGCAGTAAAAAGACAGCGATTAGCTGTGGAAACCTCAGATTTATCCAAATGTGATCCCGAAAGGGTTCGAGAGGAGGCGACTAGAACCAGGCCGGCCTTGAAGaggagagcaaaagagaaTCTCGAGGAAGCCACCGAACAAAAAGTTGTAGAGAAGCCCAAAATCGTCGAACAAACGGAGACAGCTGATACATCTGAGGCAAATGCAGATGCGGACACGACCGAGAGGAGTGCAAGACGACCGCCGCCTGTCAATAGCGGTTTCCTCCCATTGCCGTGGAAAGGGCGCCTCGGTTAT GCCTGTCTGAATACATATCTCAGAGCAGCTAACCCTCCAGTCTTTTCATCTCGAACTTGCCGCATTTCGTCAATCATCGACCACAGATACCCACTACAAGATCCAACACAACCTGAACATCCTACAAAAAATCGACCAGACAAAACAAAGCCGCCAGATGTCCAGAGAGGGCTCAAATTTGTACAAGATCTAGGCCTTGCAAATGCAAGAGACATAGTTAAAATGTTGCGATGGAACGACAAATATGGCATCAAGTTTATGCGGCTCAGTAGTGAAATGTTTCCCTTTGCAAGCCACGAGGAGCACGGCTACAAACTCGCTCCATTCGCCGCCGATGTACTGGCCGATGCGGGCAAAGTAGCTGCTGAGCTAGGTCATCGCCTTACAACACATCCGGGACAGTACACGCAAATTGCCAGCCCTAGGAAAGAGGTTGTGGCAGCTGCCTTCAGAGATCTCGAATACCATGACGAGATGCTATCGTTGTTGAAATTACCAGAGCAGATGGACCGAGATGCCGTCATGATCCTGCACATGGGAGGCACATATGGCGACAAGGCAGCCACTCTGGATCGTTTCCGCGAAAACTACTCCAGGCTGACCGAGGGGGTGAAAAGGAGACTAGTCCTAGAAAATGACGACGTCTCATGGAGTGTCCATGACCTTTTACCAATCTGCGAGGAGCTCAATATTCCTCTGGTTCTGGATTATCACCATCACAACATCATATTTGACCCCAGCGTCCGCGAGGGTACCCTGGACATTATGGACCTATACGACCGCATAGAAAAGACCTGGACGAGAAAGAATATCACGCAGAAGATGCACTATAGCGAACCGACAGCGGATGCTATCACTCCTCGAGAACGGCGGAAACATTCTGCGCGCGTCAAGGTCCTCCCCCCATGCAAACCAGACATGGATTTGATGATCGAGGCGAAAGACAAAGAGCAGGCCGTTTTTGAGCTCATGAGGACGTTCAAGCTCCCAGGATGGGATCTTTTTAACGACATCGTTCCATATGAACGGGACGATGAACCTAGAAAAGATGCTGCTCGGGAAGCGAAAAGAACAATAAAAAGGAGCAAAAAGAACGACATTGATAGGGACGTGAGGGAACTAGGCTCTCCGAGTCTGATAAGCCCAGAAGATTTCGGCATGGGAGGGCCGCAAAACCGGGTATATTGGCCGTTGGGCATGGAAGAATGGCTGCGtccaaagaagagggaggccAGTAAGAAAGACGAGGTGTCTGTAAATAGTCAATATTGA
- a CDS encoding uncharacterized protein (EggNog:ENOG41): MFGSTSTSHKHSRAHSRSNSYYNPTSFLFVVNRLRVRLDENLLNGDPWYNRVPPNQPSGFTGEIPSYVMRYQNGQVTTAHGYGWWRGDFLGTAWPPGYVCLAGADGNPVYTDNGQLQCAERYKELAVFSCNPLLPIVVDNGDPLSTSAALDRSPLLFFHPPSQPGVSQAVHPDSPMGPGPAPCKYVAGTSPSWIPSLVPKTYRNPYNAVASVGLAGELPIVLGLMAFSEPGDAEDHTSVTQTFLGDNAARGRWNGGFWNHTATPKGYALSTGEDPRGFFISIYLDPDNPDYSTAAHIAELEWRGILVWDNE, encoded by the exons ATGTTTGGCAGC ACCAGTACCTCGCATAAGCATTCGAGGGCTCATAGCCGAAGCAACAGCTACTATAACCCAACGAGCTTTCTCTTTGTAGTCAACAGGCTACGCGTGCGACTTGACGAGAATCTACTAAACGGAGATCCCTGGTACAATCGTGTGCCACCGAATCAGCCCAGCGGGTTTACCGGCGAGATCCCCAGCTATGTCATGCGATATCAAAATGGCCAAGTAACGACAGCTCATGGATATGGATGGTGGCGGGGAGACTTCCTTGGAACTGCGTGGCCTCCTGGCTATGTTTGCCtggctggtgctgatggAAATCCGGTTTATACCGACAACGGTCAGCTACAATGCGCCGAAAGATACAAAGAGCTTGCAGTGTTTTCGTGCAATCCCCTACTCCCTATCGTTGTTGACAACGGAGACCCACTGTCTACCAGTGCCGCGCTGGATCGGAGCcccctgctcttcttccatcctcCTTCCCAACCGGGAGTTTCACAGGCAGTACATCCGGACAGCCCTATGGGACCAGGTCCTGCACCTTGCAAGTACGTTGCGGGAACGAGCCCAAGCTGGATACCCAGCCTGGTGCCGAAAACATATCGCAACCCCTATAATGCAGTTGCGTCAGTTGGCCTTGCGGGAGAGCTGCCCATTGTCCTCGGCCTGATGGCGTTTAGCGAACCCGGAGACGCAGAAGACCATACTTCAGTGACGCAAACGTTTCTGGGAGATAATGCAGCCCGTGGTAGATGGAATGGCGGGTTCTGGAACCATACTGCAACCCCGAAAGGCT ATGCACTCTCCACCGGAGAAGACCCACGAGGATTCTTCATTTCCATCTATCTTGATCCTGACAATCCTGATTACTCCACTGCAGCACATATTGCTGAATTGGAATGGAGGGGTATTCTTGTCTGGGACAATGAATAA
- the APM1 gene encoding AP-1 complex subunit mu-1-like — translation MASALFFLDLKGKTLLARNYRGDIPMSAVEKFPVLLSEAEEESSAVPPCFSHEGINYLYIRHNNLYLLALTKRNTNAAEILLFLHKVVEVFTEYFKALEEESIRDNFVVIYELLDEMMDFGYPQTTESKILQEYITQESHKLEIQARPPIAVTNAVSWRSEGIRYRKNEVFLDVVESLNLLVSANGNVLRSEILGAIKMKCYLSGMPELRLGLNDKVMFETTGRTTRGKAIEMEDVKFHQCVRLSRFENDRTISFIPPDGEFELMSYRLNTQVKPLIWVECLVESHSGSRIEYMLKAKAQFKRRSTANNVEIIVPVPDDADSPRFRTNIGSVHYAPEQSAIVWKIKQFGGNKEFLMRAELGLPSVRGDDEHGGGMTGGFGGSMGGIGGKGAKRPIQVKFEIPYFTTSGIQVRYLKITEPKLQYPSLPWVRYITQSGDIAVRLPDVV, via the exons ATGGCGTCCGCGCTCTTCTTTCTGGATCTCAAGGGCAAG ACCCTCCTTGCTCGAAACTATAGGGGTGACATCCCTATGTCCGCCGTCGAAAAGTTCCCCGTCCTATTGTcagaagccgaagaagaatCATCAGCCGTTCCGCCATGCTTTTCCCACGAAGGAATCAAT TATCTATACATACGCCACAACAACCTCTACCTCCTGGCGCTAACGAAGCGCAACACCAATGCCGCCGAAATCCTGCTCTTCCTGCACAAGGTCGTCGAGGTCTTCACCGAGTACTTCAAGGCCCTGGAGGAAGAATCCATCCGCGACaacttcgtcgtcatctaCGAGCTTCTCGACGAGATGATGGACTTTGGCTATCCCCAGACCACCGAATCCAAGATCTTGCAGGAGTACATCACTCAAGAGTCACACAAACTGGAGATCCAGGCACGTCCACCAATCGCCGTAACCAATGCCGTGTCTTGGCGATCAGAGGGTATCCGTTACCGCAAGAACGAGGTCTTCCTGGATGTTGTTGAAAGTTTGAACCTCCTCGTCAGCGCCAACGGAAACGTTCTAAGGAGTGAGATTCTCGGCGCCATCAAGATGAAGTGCTACCTCAGCGGTATGCCCGAGCTAAGATTGGGACTCAACGACAAAGTCATGTTTGAGACGACTGGCCGGACAACGCGTGGTAAGGCTattgagatggaagatgtcAAGTTCCACCAGTGCGTTCGACTTTCCCGCTTCGAAAACGACCGAACGATTTCATTCATCCCTCCCGATGGCGAATTTGAGCTCATGTCCTACCGCCTCAACACCCAAGTCAAACCCCTGATCTGGGTCGAGTGTCTCGTTGAATCTCACTCCGGCTCCCGTATCGAATACatgctcaaggccaaggctcaGTTCAAGCGACGAAGCACGGCCAACAATGTCGAAATCATCGTCCCTGTGCCCGATGATGCCGACTCCCCTCGCTTCAGGACAAACATCGGCTCCGTTCACTATGCCCCTGAACAGAGCGCCATCGTCTGGAAGATTAAGCAATTTGGAGGTAACAAGGAATTCCTCATGCGCGCAGAACTTGGTCTTCCTAGCGTGCGAGGAGACGACGAGCACGGTGGTGGAATGACGGGTGGATTTGGAGGCAGCATGGGTGGAATCGGTGGCAAGGGAGCTAAGCGGCCGATCCAAGTCAAGTTTGAGATTCCTTACTTCACAACAAGTGGAATCCAGGTCCGATATCTCAAGATTACTGAGCCCAAG CTTCAATATCCTTCCCTGCCCTGGGTCCGATATATCACGCAATCTGGCGATATCGCTGTTCGACTGCCTGATGTAGTCTAA
- a CDS encoding uncharacterized protein (SECRETED:SignalP(1-26)) translates to MEQSRWMQLCTTYLLACIQVMKLACASRAAGVEERAKIPYYVMDFFFYADACCETGTQSPIPSLGFSFSSLSLPRSQLSRGWSGRGMALPKCHMEARHCADLSGRLGS, encoded by the coding sequence ATGGAGCAGTCCCGGTGGATGCAGTTGTGTACTACCTACCTGCTAGCATGTATACAAGTCATGAAGCTTGCATGTGCTAGTCGAGCTGCAGGCGTGGAAGAGAGAGCGAAGATTCCATACTATGTcatggacttttttttttatgctgATGCCTGCTGCGAGACCGGTACGCAGAGTCCCATCCCGTCTCttggcttctctttttcctctctctctctccctcgctCGCAGCTGTCCCGTGGGTGGAGCGGCCGCGGAATGGCGCTGCCAAAATGCCACATGGAGGCAAGACATTGCGCCGACTTGAGCGGCCGATTGGGAAGCTGA
- a CDS encoding uncharacterized protein (EggNog:ENOG41~MEROPS:MER0002601), whose amino-acid sequence MAPKKVLVVLTSHDKIDAINRQTGWYLPEFAHPHHILSEHNVQFTVVSPKGGAAPLDQGSIELSKEDAVSMSFFENQKALWENTATIKEFRGRAAEFDAILYPGGHGPMYDLVDDADSIALIEEFYRAGKVVSAVCHGTIALVNVKIDGEHIIKGREITGFSNDEEDFVKLTSAMPLLVEDKVVEAGGKFVKADIFGDKVAVDGQFVTGQNPVSATSFAKALVTAIGA is encoded by the exons ATGGCTCCCAAGAAGGTCCTCGTTGTCCTCACCTCCCACGACAAGATTGACGCCATCAACAGGCAAACCGGCTGGTACCTC CCCGAATTCGCCCACCCCCACCACATCCTCTCCGAGCACAACGTCCAATTCACCGTCGTCTCCCCCAAGGGCGGCGCCGCCCCTCTCGACCAGGGCTCCATTGAGCTCTCCAAGGAAGATGCCGTCTCCATGTCCTTCTTCGAGAACCAAAAGGCCCTGTGGGAGAACACGGCCACCATCAAGGAGTTTCGCGGCCGCGCGGCCGAGTTCGACGCCATCCTCTACCCCGGCGGCCACGGCCCCATGTACGACCTCGTCGACGACGCCGACTCCATTGCCCTGATTGAGGAGTTTTACCGCGCCGGCAAGGTGGTTTCTGCGGTGTGCCACGGCACCATTGCGCTGGTCAATGTGAAGATTGATGGCGAGCACATCATCAAGGGCCGGGAGATTACTGGCTTCTCCAACGATGAGGAGGACTTTGTCAAGCTGACCAGCGCCATGCCTCTGCTCGTTGAGGACAAGGTCGTTGAGGCTGGTGGGAAGTTTGTCAAGGCGGATATCTTTGGAGACAAGGTGGCGGTTGACGGTCAGTTTGTTACTGGCCAGAACCCGGTTTCGGCCACGTCTTTTGCCAAGGCGCTTGTTACTGCCATTGGTGCCTAA
- the LYS4 gene encoding mitochondrial Homoaconitase: MPGPRTLALALSVTRVASRRVSHLRFSRLPTYRQHAFSTSHPSRRPDAFHSMLEEARKASDLLSASPSSISSSPQTRTEKIIQKHSVGLAPGKIVKSGDYVSLQPQHCMSHDNSFPIVQKFLNIGASKIHNNRQVVFTLDHDIQNKTESNLKKYAFLQEFARTHGIDFYGAGRGIGHQIMVEEGYAWPNTVVVASDSHSNMYGAMGAVGSPIVRTDAASVLATGRTWFQVPPIAKVTFTGILPPGVSGKDVIVALAGLFNKDEVLNHCIEFTGSEETLRSIPVDHRLTISNMTTEWGALSGVFPVDSVLISWLRAKATLASMFEGGKGRFTHERIDELVRNQVEADPGATYAKSLYLDLSTLSPFISGPNTPKIATPLKDIEAQKIPVNKAYIVSCTNSRASDLQSAAQVFREAAKEDGVIPKIAPGVELYIAAASLPEQKIAEEAGDWQVLIDGGAHVLPSGCGPCIGLGAGLLQPGEVGISASNRNFPGRMGAKDATTYLASPEVVAASALKGYIGGPGWYQAPEGVEKVIIGEGSGNLEADRAMSVEDALDKILNEAENMISGAEKDLNGSSSAPVEESEDTLTDVLPGFPESIEGEIVFCDSDNINTDGIYPGKYTYQDNISKEQMAEVCMENYDSAFRTTAREGDILVVPYNFGCGSSREQAATSILAKKIPLVVAGSFGNIFSRNSVNNALMGIELPRLIQRLRETFKNEDGKKVLTRRTGWKLKWDVRRSRVTITEEGGETWSEKVGELPPNVQEIIAKGGLEGWVKSQISQ, from the exons ATGCCGGGA CCCAGGACTTTGGCCTTGGCTCTCTCAGTCACGAGAGTCGCATCTCGCCGCGTCTCTCACTTGCGATTTTCTCGACTTCCGACTTACCGACAGCATGCGTTCAGCACCTCTCATCCCTCCCGACGACCAGATGCTTTCCACTCCATGCTTGAAGAGGCGCGCAAGGCTTCCGATCTACTCTCCGCCAGCCCAAGTTCTATTTCCAGTTCGCCTCAAACACGGACAGAGAAAATCATACAGAAGCATTCAGTTGGTCTTGCGCCTGGAAAGATTGTCAAGTCTGGGGACTATGTGTCTCTTCAGCCGCAGCACTGCATGTCACACGACAATTCCTTCCCAATCGTCCAAAAATTCTTAAACATCGGAGCCTCCAAAATCCACAACAATCGCCAAGTGGTTTTCACATTGGATCATGACATACAGAACAAGACCGAGTCTAACCTCAAGAAATATGCGTTTTTGCAAGAGTTTGCCCGTACTCATGGAATTGACTTCTACG GCGCTGGCCGCGGTATCGGTCACCAGATCATGGTCGAAGAGGGCTATGCTTGGCCGAACACTGTTGTTGTCGCATCTGATTCGCATTCGAACATGTACGGAGCAATGGGAGCGGTTGGTTCGCCCATCGTAAGAACTGATGCGGCTTCCGTACTTGCGACTGGACGAACTTGGTTTCAGGTGCCACCTATCGCCAAGGTAACATTTACTGGCATCCTTCCACCTGGAGTCAGCGGAAAGGACGTGATCGTGGCTTTGGCGGGCTTGTTCAATAAGGATGAGGTCTTAAATCACTGCATCGAGTTTACTGGATCAGAAGAAACATTGCGAAGCATTCCTGTGGATCACCGCTTGACCATCTCGAACATGACCACCGAGTGGGGTGCTCTGTCCGGAGTCTTCCCCGTGGATTCCGTCTTAATCTCCTGGTTACGAGCAAAGGCTACTCTAGCATCCATGTTTGAAGGCGGCAAGGGGCGCTTCACCCACGAGCGCATAGATGAGCTGGTGAGAAATCAGGTTGAGGCCGACCCCGGTGCTACGTACGCCAAATCGCTCTATCTCGACTTGTCCACTCTGTCTCCTTTCATATCCGGGCCTAATACGCCTAAAATCGCAACTCCCCTCAAGGATATCGAAGCTCAGAAGATTCCCGTAAATAAGGCTTATATCGTCTCTTGCACGAATAGCCGTGCCTCAGACTTACAAAGCGCTGCTCAAGTCTTCCGAGAAGCGGCTAAAGAAGACGGTGTCATCCCCAAGATTGCACCAGGTGTCGAACTTTATATCGCCGCAGCTTCTCTCCCCGAACAGAAAATCGCTGAAGAGGCTGGTGACTGGCAGGTGCTTATTGACGGTGGAGCACATGTATTGCCCTCGGGCTGTGGACCATGCATTGGTTTG GGAGCTGGTCTTCTTCAGCCTGGCGAGGTAGGCATCAGCGCTTCGAACCGAAACTTCCCCGGAAGAATGGGCGCAAAAGACGCGACAACATATCTCGCCAGCCCTGAAGTAGTCGCCGCTAGTGCCTTGAAGGGCTACATCGGGGGCCCGGGCTGGTATCAGGCGCCGGAAGGGGTTGAGAAGGTTATCATTGGAGAGGGCAGCGGAAACCTTGAGGCCGACAGGGCCATGAGCGTGGAAGATGCTCTCGATAAGATTCTCAACGAAGCAGAGAACATGATTTCTGGTGCCGAGAAAGATCTGAACGGCTCCAGTTCGGCTCCGGTGGAGGAATCCGAAGATACTCTGACCGATGTCCTGCCCGGATTTCCCGAGTCCATTGAGGGCGAAATTGTTTTCTGCGATTCCGACAACATTAACACGGACGGCATTTACCCTG GTAAATATACCTACCAAGATAACATCTCCAAGGAGCAAATGGCTGAGGTATGCATGGAAAACTATGACTCTGCATTCCGCACCACTGCCCGTGAAGGCGACATTTTGGTAGTTCCCTACAATTTCGGATGTGGCTCGTCCCGAGAACAG GCCGCTACATCGATTCTGGCCAAGAAGATCCCACTTGTTGTGGCTGGCAGTTTCGGTAACATCTTCAGTCGAAACAGCGTTAACAATGCTCTAATGGGCATCGAGCTGCCACGCCTTATCCAACGGCTGAGGGAAACATTCAAGAACGAGGATGGCAAAAAGGTCCTTACACGCCGCACCGGCTGGAAACTCAAGTGGGATGTCCGCAGGAGCAGAGTGACCATCACAGAGGAGGGTGGAGAGACGTGGAGCGAAAAGGTTGGCGAACTGCCACCGAACGTTCAGGAGATTATTGCCAAGGGAGGATTGGAAGGCTGGGTAAAGTCTCAGATTTCACAGTGA